The genomic stretch CCGAGGTACTCGACGGCCTGCTGGCGTACGCCACGCGGGATGCCGTGCCGCTGGAAGTGGCCGACGTGAACCTCACCGACACGGTGCAGTCCGCGTGGGATGACCAGGTGAGCGCCGGGACGTCGGTGAGCCTGGAGGTGGGGACGCTGCCGACGGTGCGGGGCGATTCCGCCGCGCTGCGGGTGGTGTTCGGAAACCTGCTGCACAACGCCGTGAAGTTCACGGGTGCTCAGCACTGTCCCCAGGTGCAGGTCATGGCCCGCCCCGTGCCGGGCGGCACCGAGATCGAGGTGCGCGACAACGGGGTGGGCTTCGATCCCCGGGACAGCACCCGGCTGTTCGGCGCGTTCACCCGCCTGCCCACCGTCACGCGCTTCGAGGGCCTGGGCCTGGGGCTGGCCGACGTGTGGCGGATCGTGATCGCGCATGGCGGGCATGTCCGTGCCGAGGGCCGCCCCGGCGTGGGCGCGTCGTTCTTCGTGACCCTTCCGCTGGGCGGCGAGGCATCAGCCTCGTCGCCCGAGTCGGCGCAGACTCCGGCCTGAACCCGCGTCAGGCGTCGTCGCGCTGGGGGAAGGTCTGCTGGCCGTAGCCGCGGTATTCCTCGCGCAGTTCGCGTTTCAGGAATTTCCCGGTAGCTCCGATCGGAATGCTGTCGGTCAGCACGGTGGCGTCGGGCAGCCACCACTTGGCGAACTTCGGCGCGATGAAGGTCATCAGTTCCTCGTGCGTGACCGTCTGGCCGGGGCGCGGCACGACGACCGCCAGGGGCCGCTCGTCCCAGCGGGGATCGTCCATGGCGATCACGGCGCATTGCGCGACCGCCGGATGCGCCATGATGGCGTTCTCCAGATCCACCGAGCCGATCCACTCGCCGCCGGACTTGATCAGATCCTTGCTGCGATCCTGGATGTGCATGTAGCCGCGTTCGTCCAGCGTGGCGATGTCGCCCGTGTCGAACCACTCCTTGCCGCCCAGCCGGAAGAAGTTGGCCTGCCCCTCGCCCTTGAAGTAGCTGCTCGCGACCCACGGCCCGCGCGTGAGCAGGCGGCCCATGGTCTTGCCGTCGTGCGGCAGGACGTTCCCGTCGTCGTCGATGAGTTCCAGTTCGATCAGGGGCACGGTGCGGCCCTGCTTGGCCCGCAGCGCGTAGCCCTCGTCGCTGGTCGGATCGACGCCGGCGGGCACCGAACTCGCCGTGCCCAGCGGGTGCGTCTCGGTCATGCCCCACGCGTGCAGGAGGTGCAGGCCGTGGCGCTCCTCGAAGGCGCGGATCAGGCTCTCGGGCGCGGCGCTGCCGCCCACGATCAGGCTGGTCAGGGCGTGCAGGTCGTAGGGCGTTCCAGCCGACTTCGCGCGGTCGAGTTCACCCAGCAGGCCCATCCAGATCGTCGGGACGCCCGCCGTGATCGTCACGCGCTCGTCCTGCAGCAGGCGGGCCAGGTTCGGGCCGTCACTGAAGACCCCGGCGTACACCTGCTGGGCCCCGTACATCGCGCAGGTGTAGGGCAGGCCCCACGCGTTCACGTGGAACATCGGCACGATCGGCAGCACCGTGTCGGCCTCGCCCACGTTCAGGCAGTCCTTGGGAGCACACGCCAGCGAGTGCAGCACCGTCGAGCGGTGCGAGTACACCACGCCCTTGGGATTCCCGGTCGTGCCGCTGGTGTAGCACATGGCCGCCGCCTCGTTCTCCTGCAGGTCGGTCAGCGGTGCGGCCGGCTCGCTGCCCTCCACGAAGGCGTCGTAGTCCAGCACCCCCGGAATCGGCTGTGGGGTCGGCCCCATGACGATGATGTGCTCCAGCGCGGGGCACGCGGCCTTCAGGGCGGGGATCATCGCGGCGAACACGTTCTCGATGATCAGCACGCGATCCTCGGCGTGGTTCAGGATCCACGCGACCTGCTCCGGGTGCAGGCGGATATTGACGGTGTGCAGCACCAGCCCGGCGCTGGGAACGCCCAGGTAGGCCTCCAGATGCCGGAAGGAATTGACGGCCAGGGTCGCCACGCGGTCGCCGCGCCGGAGGCCCAGGCCGGTCAGACCGCCGCCGAGCCTCAGGGCACGCTCGGCCACGTCGCCGTAGGTCGTGCGGTGCTGCCTGGGAACGGGATTGCCCTTCTCGTCGCGACCGGCCACCAGCAGGCTCACGATCTCGCGGTGGCGATACAGGGTGCGGGCACGTTCCAGGATGAACGGCACCGTGAGCTGGACATCCATCATGCTGCCCATCATTCCGACGTGATCCATACCATTGACCTCCGGACAGAGACAGGGCCGGGCGGCCCACATCCGGGCCGACGGCACTTCGACGCTGTCTGTGCGGCGA from Deinococcus sp. AB2017081 encodes the following:
- a CDS encoding long-chain fatty acid--CoA ligase, which produces MMGSMMDVQLTVPFILERARTLYRHREIVSLLVAGRDEKGNPVPRQHRTTYGDVAERALRLGGGLTGLGLRRGDRVATLAVNSFRHLEAYLGVPSAGLVLHTVNIRLHPEQVAWILNHAEDRVLIIENVFAAMIPALKAACPALEHIIVMGPTPQPIPGVLDYDAFVEGSEPAAPLTDLQENEAAAMCYTSGTTGNPKGVVYSHRSTVLHSLACAPKDCLNVGEADTVLPIVPMFHVNAWGLPYTCAMYGAQQVYAGVFSDGPNLARLLQDERVTITAGVPTIWMGLLGELDRAKSAGTPYDLHALTSLIVGGSAAPESLIRAFEERHGLHLLHAWGMTETHPLGTASSVPAGVDPTSDEGYALRAKQGRTVPLIELELIDDDGNVLPHDGKTMGRLLTRGPWVASSYFKGEGQANFFRLGGKEWFDTGDIATLDERGYMHIQDRSKDLIKSGGEWIGSVDLENAIMAHPAVAQCAVIAMDDPRWDERPLAVVVPRPGQTVTHEELMTFIAPKFAKWWLPDATVLTDSIPIGATGKFLKRELREEYRGYGQQTFPQRDDA